The proteins below are encoded in one region of Purpureocillium takamizusanense chromosome 11, complete sequence:
- a CDS encoding Deoxyribodipyrimidine photo-lyase (EggNog:ENOG503NYHG~COG:L~COG:T): MATGKLLIYLLRRDLKVIDNPILHHLATTTDHGFTHLLPIYVFPAHQIEVSGFLKDGEKSPYLPARSRVGGYWRCGPHRAKFLAQSVWDLKESLEQLGSGLVIRVGDVKDVLSHLIHGLKGKAPGVGAVWMTEELSLEEKDEQDAVASICSANDISFKLWPDEKYFVDDRDTGLETPKDLPDVFTSYRKSQEPLRERPRSVLPRVERSSLPLFLEKTSVPDQHHPFTVPTKLQDLEARLIQPLGDIVRNAPPYPDGAESAHPFQGGESHAQKRLRHLIKSGAMSSYKETRNGLLGLDFSTKLSAYLALGCVSARFVHEELLKLEDGTDPEYEKAPGYGQGESDGTAAVRFELLWRDYMRLCMAKFGQKLFRQSGFTQGDKYDKTWKTANKHEAKHDQDPSPDKIARILERFEEGTTGMGLIDASQRELFHTGYTSNRARQNSASFLSKHLGIDWRYGAEWYEMLLVDFDVSSNWANWQYMAGVGNDPRGDARIFNPVKQAFDYDKDGTYVRTWVPELKDLEKPENVFQAWTASSSDLEQHGLANNIMVTDPIKRIDFTVDRKPKGSRRSFPRRRGPGRGGRRGGNGQGPGGSGAPQDHSTDGSAMHHSAHSNGLLQSQSRGRGVPRPPRGGGYAPRANYDSPPVYYNNGYPGPWSVDYNDARGRSNYGFYRGVAPMYGQRMQVPFRNSYAQPMYFPPPTMGPGGA, from the exons ATGGCTACAGGAAAGCTTCTCATCTACCTCCTGAGGCGCGACCTCAAGGTTATTGACAACCCCATCCTCCACCAcctggccaccaccaccgatCATGGCTTCACCCACCTCCTACCCATCTACGTGTTTCCGGCCCATCAGATCGAAGTGTCGGGATtcctcaaggacggcgagaAATCACCGTACCTCCCGGCACGCAGTCGTGTAGGGGGCTACTGGCGCTGTGGCCCACACCGAGCCAAGTTTCTTGCACAGTCCGTCTGGGATCTCAAGGAAAGCCTGGAACAGCTTGGCAGTGGCCTCGTCATTCGAGTTGGTGACGTCAAGGATGTGCTGAGCCACCTGATTCACGGCCTGAAGGGAAAGGCGCCTGGTGTTGGCGCGGTCTGGATGACTGAGGAGTTGTCTTTGGAGGAGAAGGACGAGCAGGATGCCGTTGCATCTATATGCTCTGCGAACGACATTAGCTTCAAGTTGTGGCCTGACGAGAAATACTTCGTAGACGA CCGCGACACCGGACTGGAGACACCAAAGGATCTTCCCGACGTATTCACTTCCTACCGAAAATCCCAAGAACCGCTGCGAGAGCGTCCTCGCAGCGTGCTTCCGCGCGTTGAAAGGTCTTCGTTGCCGTTGTTCCTTGAAAAGACGTCGGTACCAGACCAGCACCATCCCTTTACCGTGCCCACTAAGCTGCAGGACCTCGAGGCTCGCCTGATTCAACCGCTCGGCGATATCGTTCGAAATGCGCCGCCCTACCCTGATGGTGCAGAGTCTGCTCACCCGTTTCAAGGTGGCGAAAGCCACGCCCAGAAGCGCCTGCGTCATCTCATTAAGTCAGGCGCTATGTCGTCATATAAGGAAACACGGAACGGCCTTCTCGGACTCGATTTCAGCACCAAGCTCTCGGCTTATCTCGCGTTGGGTTGCGTGTCTGCGAGATTCGTTCACGAGGAACTTTTGAAATTGGAAGACGGAACCGACCCAGAATATGAGAAAGCTCCTGGATACGGACAAGGTGAATCTGATGGGACAGCAGCGGTACGATTTGAGCTTTTGTGGCGCGACTACATGCGCCTTTGTATGGCCAAGTTTGGTCAGAAACTATTCCGTCAGTCAGGTTTCACGCAAGGCGACAAATACGACAAGACGTGGAAGACCGCAAACAAACACGAAGCGAAGCATGATCAGGATCCATCTCCGGATAAGATCGCGAGGATCTTGGAGCGTTTTGAGGAAGGAACCACCGGTATGGGGCTTATCGATGCCTCACAGCGTGAGCTATTCCATACCGGATACACCTCTAACCGAGCCAGACAAAACTCTGCCAGTTTTCTCAGCAAGCATCTCGGCATCGACTGGCGCTACGGTGCGGAATGGTACGAAATGCTATTGGTCGACTTTGATGTCTCTTCCAACTGGGCCAACTGGCAGTACATGGCGGGTGTGGGCAACGATCCTCGCGGGGATGCACGAATTTTCAACCCGGTGAAACAGGCATTCGACTACGACAAGGACGGCACCTACGTCCGTACTTGGGTGCCGGAGCTCAAAGACCTTGAAAAGCCTGAAAATGTCTTCCAGGCTTGGACAGCAAGCAGCTCCGATCTAGAACAGCACGGCTTAGCGAACAACATCATGGTCACGGATCCGATCAAGCGAATCGACTTTACGGTGGACAGAAAGCCGAAggggtcgcggcggtcgttCCCAAGGAGGCGTGGTCCAGGAAGAGgtggtcgccgtggcggaaATGGTCAAGGCCCAGGCGGCTCGGGAGCCCCTCAGGACCATAGTACGGATGGCTCCGCGATGCATCACAGTGCCCACTCGAACGGATTATTACAAAGCCAGTCCAGGGGCCGAGGTGTGCCGCGACCCCCCCGAGGCGGAGGATACGCGCCAAGGGCCAACTACGACTCGCC